Part of the Erwinia amylovora genome is shown below.
AACCTCAGGGCTCGCCGACCATCCAAGAATCGGTGTTTCTCAGATAAGATATGAACCACGAGAAGTGAGAAAAATCTTGTTTGATGATTATGACGTTCACTATGAAATTCAGCGCGACACTATCTATATTGTTGACCTTTGGCATACCCGAGAGGATCGCTGAAGTTCGTCATCTTCCAGGTAACTCTTGCCCCGATTCGAGTCCCAAAATCAACGATTTAATGTGTTGGTATCGATGTTGGTACATTATCTAAATGTTATTTTTTATTACTTTTAAATCAAAGGATTAATCTTTATGTGCGAGTCCGGCCTTTCCAACAGTATGTAAATGGACCTCAACTGAGGTCTTTTTTTTTGCCTGAAATCCGGCAGTTACGCTGTTTCTCCCCCCAGTTCTGTGTCTCTTGACGTCCACGCATATCTATCCACATATACCAACAAATGGTGCTATTACTGGTGATATCTTCTGTTCGACTGGTTTTGATTCCAACAACGGAGGTGTTAACTGATGGTGTAACCAGCCCGCAAACGGGGGGCTGGAGATTTTCCGGCATACAGATGGTGTCTCAGTGTAAATCGCTATGCTTAAAGCCCGTTTAACCGAACACCAGTTCATTGCCGTTCTGAAGTCTGTCGAGGCTGGCAGAAAAGTGAAGGATGTTTGCCGTGAAGCCGGTATGTCAGAGGCCAGTGAACAGAACTGGAAAGCAAAATATGGCGGTATGGGGGCCAGCGATATTAAGAAGACGAGAGATATGGCAGATGAAAACCGCCGTCTTGAATTTATATCTGTTCAGGACGCTTAACGATGTGCGGCAAATGACAGGGAAATGGCTGGGCGAATATAACGGTGAACGTCCGTTTGAATCCCCGAACCACCTGGCGCAGCAAGAGTACCGAATGACGAAGACTAACGCCGGAACCTCATAAAGTGCATGGAACTTAAACGGGTGCCCTTACAGGGGCACCGTGGCCGATCGCAGTATATATTAATGTGATTGGCGAGACCGGGTCGGGCTAACACCATCGCTTCTCTGCTAACTCAAATGAGTTAATATCGTCCCGTTTCATTGAGAACTTAATCACTCATTATATTTTCCATATTTGAATGCGAATAACCCTTAACATCCTTGGTCATATCTTCACCCATCGATCCCGTTGTTCTGATTGGTAAGGTTCTTGCTACGTCGCTGAAACCGGGCAGACTTTGCCATACACTTGGATCGCCAATGACAAAGAAATGTTTCTTTGCTCGGGTCAGCGCTACGTTGAGCAGATTCGGTTTGCTGGAGGCCCACTTAGCGCCTCCATCATCATGCTCATCACATCCCAGTACCAGTATGACGATTTCGTTTTCTTTCCCCTGAAAAGTATGGACAGTACCGACACAACTCTTAAGCCATTGAGCGATCTCTTTGTGCTTTATCAAGGGTGAATATTGTCGCCATACTTTGAGATCGCGTTGTTCCAGCAACGCTGATAGCGCTGTTTTAACCGCTTTAAACGGGGTAATAATGTAAATTGAATGCAGCGGCACATTTTCAGACAACAGACGATTCAATAAGTTGAGCAAACTTTTGCCGTGGCTGTCGCGATACTGCTTTTCCTTCAGTCCACCAGTTGCAGCCAGCCAGTGGTTATCAACGACTCCATTTACCCGCTGACTGCTTATTTTGTCAGAGGTAAACCCATGGATCATCCGATTGTCGTAGGCCATCTTGTTTGCCAGGGTAAACATCGGTTCAATGCAACGGCGGTGGACCCACAGGGGAATGCCGATCCATACATCGTGGTTCATCACCTTTAATTTACATCCCCAGGGATTGATGCGGTCGGTAACCTGTTGAACCGAAGTTCGTCCCGGATCCCAGTCTTCTGCATGCTGGTGCAAGGTGTTTCGGCACAAATGTTTCACAAGCACTGGCGAAGTGGTAAACACTGGTTCGATCTGTAAGGGATCTCCAACAACCAGCACCCGCCTGGCACGCCATATAGCGCCAACAGCCTGCTGTGGCGAGGCCTGCCCGGCTTCATCGATCATCAGCCAGCCAAGTTCTTCCCCTTTCACTCCATGGAACATACGGCCAACTGAAGCAAAGGTGGTCGAAATTACAGGTACAAACATAAATAGAGTTTGCCACCAGCGTAAAGGGGTGGATTCGGTATGAGGAGTGGAGAGAAAGTGACTGAGATCCCTGATATTCTTTCTGAAAGAACTTATGCTCAGAGCCTCATAAAGCCAGGCCTGATGCAGTTCCATCGCGGCGATAAATAACCTGGAGCGCTGCCGATTTATTTCTGTGTCTTGCCAAAACGCCGTGCGTTGTAACTCTTTGTCATCTATCCGCTTATCAGCATCCGGAAATGTTATGTGCGGAAACTTTTCTTTTAACCTCATCATAGCAACACTGTCATCAGCCTGCTGCCGGGTGGTTTTTTCAATATCCTGTTGTAGAGCGCTTTTTTTTGCCTTGATATCGTCAAGTTGTTTTCGCAGCTCGGTAGCGCGTTGCGTTTTCTGAACCAGCAATCCGGTCAGTGTTAATAAGTCATGCTGCGCTTTTAATCGTGCTTCCTGATACGCCTTGACCTGTTTGCGGTTTATAAGATGTGCCAGCCATCCGGGTGACTCTTTTTCAATAATTTTTTGCTGCTGTGCCGCATAGCGGATTTGTTTCTCAAGTAAGTCTTGTTCTTCGGTGATTTTTCTCAGTCTGTTGCGATACGTCTCACATGACTGTTCTGTCTGCTCCAGCTTCGATGATAAGGCGTTGAGTGCGCCATCAGGCTGTTTTGCCAGGAGGTTTGCCAATATCTCTAACTGTTGTTGTAATTCAGCTGTCTTTTTCTGACACGCGATAAAATGCTTTTTAGCGTTAGCAAAAGGGGTTGCGTTATGATTACTCTTCCAGCGCCACAGGCTAAGAAAGTTTTCATCGGCATGACGAGATGTTTCAGCCCGGGTTTTACGTAAATGATGCTCATCGATCAGTAATCTCTGGGCAAACCTGGTGCGGTTTGCTTTTTTGCCCAGCGCTACCGAAATTAATCCCCAGCAATGACTCTTTTCTTCCAACGGGCGGAAGAGATGATAATCACGTTCCTTGCCCTCGCCGTTTTTATCCCTTTTATGTTCACGTTTTGGGCGAGACGCCGCCGCTATTTGATTGGCCGTTGGTGCTAAATAGTCAACTGAACGAAATTCATCGGCAAGTGATTTTATCTGTGGCAACTCTTTTGAAATATTTTCCACCGCCGCATTATTAGATGACGCCATCACCATTTCATATCCGGTGAGTGCCTGCACGATAAAGCCGTCGCTATCCAGGGTATCAGTCACCTCTGCAAAACGAGAAAGTACTTTTGCCCGCTCAACAATATTGTGGGCGACCAGATCCCGTAGCAGGGTCGTTTTCCCCGTTCCCGGCGGCCCGTTAACTGATAGTATTCCCCCATCTGCAAGTTCATCTACGGCCGTATTAATGGCAAACTGCTGCATTAACGACATCGTATGCCCTGGCTCGGCAGGCCAGCGGCCTTGAGGCATTTTCTTTGGGTGCAATTGATCAATGACGGATGCAAGCCCGTCTTGAGAGTAGAGATCGGCATTTCTGGGCGCGCTTTCGCAGAGATAAGCCTTGAGCGTTTCACAGCGATTTTTTTGTTGCAGAGAAATAATGGCTCTTTCGATATCTTCAAAGAAAAAGCTATTCAGGATGGGGAGCGTGAAGGCTTTATCACTTTCGTTCAGAACATCTTCAATTTCACCTTCATTTTCGCAGGCTGTTTCAGTGCTGCCATTGTTACCTGTGAACCAGTCAATTTGTATTGCGTATTGCCAGGAAGGTTCATATCCAGCCCATTCGACTAAATGTGTTGTTAATAGCGTCAATATGTCGACAGTTCGCAGTATACCGTGACCCTTTTCTTGTGCGGGCTTGAGGGTCGAACGGAAATGACTGAGAGTATCAGTAAGGCGCTTGCATGCGGCCGAGAAAACGTGCGATTCAAGTTGCTGAAGTTGTTGCTTTTGCAGGTGACCTAATGCCCAGGGAAGCGAGCTTACTGATAATTTATCCAGTGCGGGTACACCTTCTGCATTCAATTGAACCTTAGCAAAACATGTTGTTCCTTCCTGATTCAGGCGTTGCTCACATTCATCCACATCATGCCCATCGTTCTGGCCCAAAATAGACAGGCTCATCGTGCTGGCAATACTTTTCTCAAATAGTCCGAGATGTAAATTATATGATGATTTTGGTGGGATCTCGTATTGTTGGCGTAGTTCAGCCGAAAGCCAGGGCAGCACCTTATCACCTGACTGCTGTAGCTTTTTGAGAGGGATTAACAAGCTTTTATCTTTTTTTTCAAGCGTATAGGGCTGGAAAAACTCAACGCGTTGCCAGGCTCTGAGAATGTCGTTCGGTAAGGGGATAGCTGCCATATTAGCTCTTTAATTATTTTCGCGAATATATCGATATCAAATACAGACTACTTCAATCAATATAATCTGTCCCTGAGATTCTTCCCTGTTACGCCGTCATTTCTGCACTCACCATTTACTATTGCGCCACCACAATGGTAACGAAGCAGGGGGTTGGATCCATTATGCAACACTTATCGCCTTTGCGCGTCAGCTTCCTCTGCCATCCTTCGTGACTGCTGATATTGACAGTCAGATCGACAGAACCCGGTCCAGACCTGCATTTCTGCAAGCCAGCATAAAAAAATTAAATTTCCCACGGTGGATTTTTCCCTTCCCGCCACCCAGAATAGCCTCAGGCCGGCATACGCCGGATGAAAATCGATATGCGCAGCGAGGGCAACAGTATGCAGCAAGGACCATTAACGGAAGTCGAGCTGGAATGGCTCGACGAGATCTTAGTCAAATACGGTAATGATGAGTCAGTGCTCGATGTCTCTGAACTGGACGGGCTGTTTACCGCCATTCTTTCCGGACCGGTGCTGGTTGGGCCGCAGGAGTGGCTGCCGCTGATTTGGGGCGGTGAAGAGCACGAACCTGACTGGGGATCCGAGGAGGAGTTCGAACAGTTTATGGACCTGATCGCGCAGCATATGAATGATATTGCCGATCGTCTTAATGACTATCCCGATCAGTTTGAACCGCTGTTTGGAACCCGCGAAGTGGAGGGACAGGCATTTACCGTAGTGGAAGAGTGGTGCTTTGGTTATATGAAAGGCGTAGCGCTGGGCGACTGGTCATCGCTACATGCGTCGCTGCATCCGGCCCTGCAGGCGATTGCGCTGCATGGTAAGGAAGAGCATTTTGCCGAGCTGGACACATTCTCACCGGATGAATATGAGCAGAGCATTGCGGCAATACGCCCGGCAGCGCTGAGTCTGCATCAGAAAAGACAGCTGCACTAAGCCAGATCGTCGCCACGCACGCGGCTGCGTGGTGATGGCACGCCGTTGACTACCAGCCAACCACGGCACCGCCGTTGAAGATTTTATCCGCTGCTGCCGCTACCTCTGGCGACTGGTACGCCCGAATGAAATCACGCACCTTCGCCGCATCTTTGT
Proteins encoded:
- a CDS encoding integrase core domain-containing protein; this encodes MKTAVLNLYLFRTLNDVRQMTGKWLGEYNGERPFESPNHLAQQEYRMTKTNAGTS
- a CDS encoding DEAD/DEAH box helicase translates to MAAIPLPNDILRAWQRVEFFQPYTLEKKDKSLLIPLKKLQQSGDKVLPWLSAELRQQYEIPPKSSYNLHLGLFEKSIASTMSLSILGQNDGHDVDECEQRLNQEGTTCFAKVQLNAEGVPALDKLSVSSLPWALGHLQKQQLQQLESHVFSAACKRLTDTLSHFRSTLKPAQEKGHGILRTVDILTLLTTHLVEWAGYEPSWQYAIQIDWFTGNNGSTETACENEGEIEDVLNESDKAFTLPILNSFFFEDIERAIISLQQKNRCETLKAYLCESAPRNADLYSQDGLASVIDQLHPKKMPQGRWPAEPGHTMSLMQQFAINTAVDELADGGILSVNGPPGTGKTTLLRDLVAHNIVERAKVLSRFAEVTDTLDSDGFIVQALTGYEMVMASSNNAAVENISKELPQIKSLADEFRSVDYLAPTANQIAAASRPKREHKRDKNGEGKERDYHLFRPLEEKSHCWGLISVALGKKANRTRFAQRLLIDEHHLRKTRAETSRHADENFLSLWRWKSNHNATPFANAKKHFIACQKKTAELQQQLEILANLLAKQPDGALNALSSKLEQTEQSCETYRNRLRKITEEQDLLEKQIRYAAQQQKIIEKESPGWLAHLINRKQVKAYQEARLKAQHDLLTLTGLLVQKTQRATELRKQLDDIKAKKSALQQDIEKTTRQQADDSVAMMRLKEKFPHITFPDADKRIDDKELQRTAFWQDTEINRQRSRLFIAAMELHQAWLYEALSISSFRKNIRDLSHFLSTPHTESTPLRWWQTLFMFVPVISTTFASVGRMFHGVKGEELGWLMIDEAGQASPQQAVGAIWRARRVLVVGDPLQIEPVFTTSPVLVKHLCRNTLHQHAEDWDPGRTSVQQVTDRINPWGCKLKVMNHDVWIGIPLWVHRRCIEPMFTLANKMAYDNRMIHGFTSDKISSQRVNGVVDNHWLAATGGLKEKQYRDSHGKSLLNLLNRLLSENVPLHSIYIITPFKAVKTALSALLEQRDLKVWRQYSPLIKHKEIAQWLKSCVGTVHTFQGKENEIVILVLGCDEHDDGGAKWASSKPNLLNVALTRAKKHFFVIGDPSVWQSLPGFSDVARTLPIRTTGSMGEDMTKDVKGYSHSNMENIMSD
- a CDS encoding YecA family protein, with amino-acid sequence MQQGPLTEVELEWLDEILVKYGNDESVLDVSELDGLFTAILSGPVLVGPQEWLPLIWGGEEHEPDWGSEEEFEQFMDLIAQHMNDIADRLNDYPDQFEPLFGTREVEGQAFTVVEEWCFGYMKGVALGDWSSLHASLHPALQAIALHGKEEHFAELDTFSPDEYEQSIAAIRPAALSLHQKRQLH
- a CDS encoding type II toxin-antitoxin system RelE/ParE family toxin codes for the protein MEIQWTQKAQDDLERIYRFACQYSRQHADNVLERLLIGTSGLADHPRIGVSQIRYEPREVRKILFDDYDVHYEIQRDTIYIVDLWHTREDR